In one window of Henckelia pumila isolate YLH828 chromosome 1, ASM3356847v2, whole genome shotgun sequence DNA:
- the LOC140883647 gene encoding 5'-adenylylsulfate reductase 3, chloroplastic-like, with protein MAFAVTSSSAIRSSLSSPLEQPKAAQVGAFQPSDRHHLPPAAVNFSRRRCAVKPLNAEPKRNDSIVPSATTFLAPELVEKIEVEDYEILSKELENASPLEIMDKALEKFGNDIAIAFSGAEDVALIEYASLTGRPFRVFSLDTGRLNPETYKFFDEVEKRYNVRIEYMFPDASEVEDLVRNKGLFSFYEDGHQECCRVRKVKPLRKALKGLRAWITGQRKDQSPGTRSEVPVVQVDPVFEGLDGGIGSLVKWNPVANVKGNDVWSFLRAMNVPVNSLHAKGYTSIGCEPCTRAVLPGQHEREGRWWWEDAKAKECGLHKGNIKETNSHEAVQANGTVQETDLFNTNCVVNLNRPGIENLLKLKSKNEPWLVVLYAPWCQFCQGMEQSYVELAEKLTGSGVKIAKFRADGEEKPFAQQELQLGSFPTILFFPKNSSRPIKYPSENRDVASLTAFVNALR; from the exons ATGGCTTTTGCTGTTACTTCGTCGTCTGCTATTCGTAGCTCTTTATCTTCTCCTCTCGAGCAGCCTAAAG ctgCCCAGGTGGGTGCATTTCAGCCCTCTGATAGACATCATCTCCCGCCGGCTGCCGTTAATTTTTCACGACGGCGTTGCGCCGTGAAGCCTTTAAATGCTGAGCCAAAGAGGAACGATTCAATTGTCCCCTCCGCAACAACCTTCCTTGCTCCTG AGTTGGTTGAGAAAATAGAGGTGGAAGATTATGAAATCTTGTCTAAGGAGCTTGAAAATGCTTCCCCGCTAGAGATTATGGATAAGGCCCTTGAGAAATTTGGAAACGATATTGCTATTGCCTTCAG TGGAGCAGAGGATGTTGCTTTGATCGAATACGCCAGCTTAACCGGACGACCGTTCAGGGTTTTCAGCTTGGACACTGGTAGATTGAATCCTGAGACATACAAATTCTTTGATGAAGTTGAGAAACGATACAACGTTCGCATTGAATACATGTTCCCCGATGCTTCCGAAGTCGAGGATTTGGTAAGAAACAAAGGGCTCTTCTCTTTTTACGAAGACGGTCACCAGGAATGTTGCCGTGTGAGAAAAGTGAAGCCTTTGAGGAAAGCCCTTAAAGGGCTGCGAGCCTGGATAACCGGGCAAAGAAAGGATCAATCCCCTGGTACCCGATCTGAAGTCCCAGTTGTTCAGGTTGACCCTGTTTTCGAAGGTTTGGATGGCGGGATTGGCAGTTTGGTGAAGTGGAATCCCGTTGCAAATGTAAAAGGAAATGATGTTTGGAGTTTTCTTCGAGCCATGAATGTCCCAGTGAACTCTTTGCACGCCAAAGGGTATACATCGATTGGATGCGAACCTTGCACAAGAGCTGTGCTACCAGGTCAACACGAGAGAGAAGGACGATGGTGGTGGGAGGATGCGAAGGCCAAGGAGTGTGGGCTGCACAAAGGAAATATTAAGGAGACAAACTCGCACGAGGCAGTTCAAGCCAATGGGACAGTCCAAGAAACAGACCTTTTCAACACCAACTGTGTTGTGAATTTGAACAGGCCCGGAATTGAGAACTTGTTGAAACTGAAAAGCAAGAATGAGCCTTGGCTAGTTGTTCTTTACGCTCCTTGGTGCCAATTTTGCCAGGGGATGGAGCAATCCTACGTTGAATTGGCAGAGAAACTGACAGGATCCGGTGTTAAGATCGCAAAGTTCAGGGCAGATGGAGAGGAGAAGCCATTTGCACAGCAAGAATTGCAGTTGGGGAGCTTCCCTACCATACTTTTCTTCCCCAAGAATTCTTCACGACCCATAAAGTATCCATCGGAAAATAGAGATGTTGCATCTCTGACAGCTTTCGTCAATGCCCTCCGATGA